A single window of Plasmodium reichenowi strain SY57 chromosome 14, whole genome shotgun sequence DNA harbors:
- a CDS encoding COBW domain-containing protein 1, putative — translation MIGITIITGFLGAGKTTLLKNLLNESIEKDKKIAIIHNEFTEKNNNIDKIVFKDINDIYNIPKIKEDDKNNVNNNLKEDIQKNKNELRIINEIDSEEGFIYELNNGCLCCSNKSNFVKLIENILSLKTKYDYIFVEVSGVYDNIQINNLLWLDELNKSKIYLDSIIHIVDSYHFIKYYNKQEIKQNTKDTLSNEINHEHEKKKKNEANIYHNEKKKQNEANNFGPNEQTPEYEQIMVSDVIILNKIDKLNQHNINELKIFIHKLNPISTIYTTSYCYVPIENITNLKCYEKKNIKNIIINNTKVENVVSFHYNDFHNMTFHFDHDISSLIQLSDLLNKMKNNFIKQKDTNILKQIVTILKNKNIFSYKKINHILATLLWNSKLQIYRGKGVFVAFNDDIYNNKHKIKLNIYYYQSVGDLYEINHVMTDIHTFFQTYVTKSIKENEKIHTNNNNNNNNINIIYNNINNENTQTEFNINNINYNHEEHTCDDLLEFENYISDDSSCSENNEYNINNILNNTHIFTSRFLFIGKNINMEDIKNKLDDCLYK, via the coding sequence atgaTTGGGATTACAATAATCACCGGTTTCTTAGGAGCAGGGAAAACTACACTGctaaaaaatttattaaatgaaagTATTGagaaagataaaaaaattgcAATAATTCATAATGAATTTACGGAAAAGAACAACAATATTGACAAAATAGTTTTTAAggatataaatgatatatataacattccaaaaattaaagaagatgataaaaataatgtaaataataatttaaaagaagatatacaaaaaaataaaaatgaattaagaataataaaCGAAATAGATAGTGAAGAAGGTTTCATATATGAACTTAATAATGGCTGTTTATGTTGTTCAAATAAAAGTAATTTTGTTAAATTgatagaaaatattttatcattaaaaactaagtatgattatatatttgtagAAGTTTCAGGCgtttatgataatatacaaattaaCAATTTATTATGGTTAGATGAACTTAATAAgtcaaaaatatatttagatagtattatacatatagtagattcatatcattttattaaatattataataaacaagaaataaaacaaaatacTAAGGACACATTATCTAATGAAATTAATCATGaacatgaaaaaaaaaaaaaaaatgaagccaacatatatcataatgaaaaaaaaaaacaaaatgaagCCAACAACTTTGGTCCTAATGAACAAACTCCAGAATATGAACAAATTATGGTATCAGatgttataatattaaataaaatcgataaattaaatcaacacaatataaatgaactaaaaatttttatccATAAACTAAATCCCATTAGCACTATATACACAACTAGCTATTGTTATGTACctatagaaaatataacaaaCCTAAAATgttatgaaaaaaaaaatataaaaaatattataattaataataccAAAGTAGAAAATGTTGtttcttttcattataatgATTTTCATAATATGACTTTTCATTTTGACCATGACATATCTTCATTAATACAATTAAGTgatcttttaaataaaatgaaaaataattttataaaacaaaaggatacaaatatattaaaacaaaTTGTAACAATACTcaagaataaaaatattttttcatataaaaaaattaatcaTATTTTAGCTACCCTTTTATGGAATAGCAAATTACAGATATATCGTGGTAAAGGTGTTTTTGTTGCTTTTAATGatgatatttataacaataaacataaaatcaaattgaatatttattattatcaaagTGTGGGAGATTTATACGAAATTAATCATGTAATGACTGATATACATACATTTTTTCAAACTTATGTAACTAAAAGTATAAAGGAAAACGAAAAAATACACAccaacaacaataataataataataatataaacattatttataataatattaataatgaaaatacaCAGACCGAATTTaacattaataatattaattataatcatGAAGAGCACACATGTGATGATCTTTTAGAATTcgaaaattatatatctGATGATTCTTCTTGTAgtgaaaataatgaatataatataaacaatattttgaataatacgcatatttttacttccagatttttatttatagggaaaaacataaacatggaagatataaaaaataagcTTGATGATTGTTTGtacaaataa
- a CDS encoding ribonucleotide reductase small subunit, producing the protein MADVINISRIPIFSKQEREFSDLQKGKEINEKILNKESDRFTLYPILYPDVWDFYKKAEASFWTAEEIDLSSDLKDFEKLNENEKHFIKHVLAFFAASDGIVLENLASKFLREVQITEAKKFYSFQIAVENIHSETYSLLIDNYIKDEKERLNLFHAIENIPAVKNKALWAAKWINDTNSFAERIVANACVEGILFSGSFCAIFWFKKQNKLHGLTFSNELISRDEGLHTDFNCLIYSLLDNKLPEQMVQNIVKEAVEVERSFICESLPCDLIGMNSRLMSQYIEFVADRLLECLGCSKIFHSKNPFNWMDLISLQGKTNFFEKRVADYQKSGVMAQRKDQVFCLNTEF; encoded by the coding sequence ATGGCTgatgttataaatatttctaGAATACCAATATTTAGCAAACAAGAAAGAGAATTTAGTGATTTACAAAAAGGGAAAGAGATAAATGAGAAgatattaaataaagagAGTGATCGATTTACTTTATATCCAATATTATATCCTGATGTTTGGGATTTTTACAAGAAAGCTGAAGCTTCTTTTTGGACAGCAGAAGAAATTGATTTATCTAGTGATTTAAAAGATTTTGAGAAATTGAATGAAAATGAGaaacattttataaagCATGTGTTAGCATTTTTTGCAGCAAGTGATGGTATAGTATTAGAAAATTTGGCTAGTAAGTTTTTAAGAGAGGTTCAAATAACGGAAGctaaaaaattttattccTTTCAAATAGCTGTAGAAAATATTCATTCAGAAACATATAGTTTATTAAttgataattatattaaagatgaaaaagaaagattaaatttatttcatGCTATAGAAAATATCCCTGCCgtaaaaaataaagcaTTATGGGCAGCAAAATGGATTAATGATACTAATTCGTTTGCTGAAAGAATTGTTGCTAATGCATGTGTTGAAGGAATATTATTCAGTGGTAGTTTTTGTGCAATTTTTTGGTTTaagaaacaaaataaattacaCGGTTTGACATTTAGTAATGAATTAATCAGTAGAGATGAAGGATTACATACAGATTTTAATTGCTTAATTTATAGTTTATTAGATAATAAACTTCCAGAACAAATGGTACAAAATATCGTTAAAGAAGCTGTAGAAGTTGAAAGATCTTTTATATGTGAATCCTTACCATGTGATTTAATAGGAATGAATTCTAGACTTATGTCTCAATATATAGAATTTGTTGCTGATAGATTATTAGAATGTTTAGGATGCTCTAAAATTTTCCATTCCAAAAATCCATTTAATTGGATGGACTTAATTTCACTTCAAGGAAAAACAAACTTTTTTGAGAAAAGAGTCGCAGATTATCAAAAATCAGGAGTCATGGCACAACGAAAGGATCAAGTCTTTTGTCTGAATACGGAATTTTAA